In a genomic window of Brettanomyces nanus chromosome 1, complete sequence:
- a CDS encoding uncharacterized protein (BUSCO:EOG09341U9D) gives MSLKQIQSVSRRYNVFTSIRVPRKDEVGLAKLRASIKDNFATIRETTTCGSRILNDYISPFNSTVVRLLEQSGTTTIVGKTNMDEFGMGNSTLNSFYGPTLNPLYVQEEDIVSEYKEKKFWTPKAKADSKVINKSVLYEKPQDSEGYDENSYLKPVMKQNYTIDKQMRIIGGSSGGAAASVALDLVDFAIGSDTGGSIRLPACYTSTFGFKPSYGRISRWGLISYAQSLDTVGIISKKLPVIDKVFRMLDRYDSADPTSLAENKRVREEGNWYPGGRKVRIGVPVEFRLGNMRVEIKQELVDLLTRLKRSKLVEIYPVSVPSIKYSLPTYYTLVTSEASSNLSRFDGIRYGYRADEFSETEPEFTVTRSKGFGEEVKRRITLGTFSLSSYGFDSHFMKATKLRSILINEFNSIFIDKHMLLPETSGNNKKGVDFIICPTSVDKPPLISDYYSTSPVESYLNDVMTIPPSLAGLPTMNVPCGKSTGFQLIGQFGWDYKVMKFSEVLAEVCQTCI, from the coding sequence ATGTCACTCAAGCAGATCCAGTCTGTAAGTCGAAGGTACAACGTCTTTACGAGCATTAGAGTACCTCGTAAGGATGAGGTCGGTCTGGCGAAGCTGAGAGCTTCTATTAAGGATAATTTTGCTACAATTAGAGAGACCACTACTTGTGGATCGAGAATTCTCAATGATTACATATCTCCATTCAATTCCACAGTGGTTCGTCTTCTTGAACAATCTGGTACAACAACAATTGTGGGAAAGACCAACATGGATGAATTTGGTATGGGAAACTCCACTTTGAACTCTTTCTATGGGCCTACTTTGAATCCTTTGTATGTACAGGAAGAAGACATAGTTTCTGAGTacaaggagaagaaattttGGACTCCAAAGGCTAAAGCTGATTCTAAAGTTATCAATAAGTCAGTATTGTATGAAAAACCCCAAGATTCTGAGGGTTATGATGAGAACTCCTACTTGAAGCCTGTAATGAAGCAAAATTACACTATTGACAAGCAGATGAGAATAATAGGAGGCTCTTCAGGAGGTGCAGCAGCTTCTGTGGCGTTGgatttggttgattttGCGATAGGTTCGGATACTGGAGGATCGATTCGTCTTCCTGCATGTTATACATCGACGTTTGGATTCAAGCCTTCGTACGGACGTATATCCAGGTGGGGGTTGATCTCATACGCTCAATCGTTGGACACGGTTGGTATTATTTCCAAAAAGTTGCCTGTCATAGATAAAGTGTTTCGGATGCTAGATAGATACGATTCTGCAGACCCTACATCGTTGGCAGAGAATAAAAGAGTTCGAGAGGAAGGTAATTGGTATCCTGGTGGACGTAAAGTAAGAATAGGGGTTCCCGTGGAGTTTCGATTGGGAAATATGCGAGTTGAAATCAAACAGGAGTTGGTTGATCTCCTTACAAGGCTGAAGAGAAGTAAGCTTGTGGAGATATACCCTGTTTCTGTCCCTTCCATCAAATATTCCTTACCCACCTACTACACATTGGTGACCTCAGAAGCATCTTCGAACTTGAGTCGATTCGACGGTATCAGATACGGCTACAGAGCAGATGAGTTCTCTGAAACAGAGCCTGAATTTACAGTGACTAGATCTAAAGgctttggagaagaagtgaaaagaaggatcaCCTTAGGTACATTTTCACTATCCTCCTACGGATTTGATAGCCACTTCATGAAAGCCACCAAGCTTAGATCGATACTTATCAATGAATTcaattccatcttcatAGACAAGCATATGTTGTTACCGGAGACTAGTGGAAATAACAAAAAGGGTGTAGATTTCATTATATGTCCTACATCTGTGGATAAGCCTCCCTTGATCTCAGACTATTACAGTACTAGTCCTGTCGAGTCCTATTTGAACGATGTTATGACTATTCCGCCATCGTTGGCAGGACTTCCGACGATGAATGTTCCTTGTGGGAAATCGACAGGATTCCAATTGATTGGACAGTTTGGATGGGATTACAAAGTAATGAAATTTAGTGAGGTATTGGCAGAAGTTTGCCAGACTTGTATATAG
- the GOT1 gene encoding Golgi Transport (EggNog:ENOG41): protein MLWLSESQKFGVFFTASGVVLFLVGIMALFDSALLAMGNVLFVLGLVLIIGPHKTVYFFSRTEKLRGSLCFLFGILLILLKHSFIGFIIESFGILGLFGEFFATMVQFLRSLPFIGPILSNPIVAPVIDKMAGVRVLPV, encoded by the exons ATGCTTTGGCTATCCGAATCTCAAA AATTCGGTGTTTTCTTCACTGCCTCAGGAGTGGTCCTCTTCCTAGTAGGAATAATGGCACTATTCGACTCGGCTCTTTTGGCCATGGGTAACGTTCTTTTCGTATTAGGACTTGTTCTTATTATTGGCCCTCACAAAACAGTCTATTTTTTCAGTAGAACCGAAAAACTGCGAGGATCTCTATGCTTTCTATTTGGAATTCTTCTTATACTACTTAAGCACTCTTTTATAGGGTTCATTATCGAGAGTTTTGGAATCCTCGGTCTTTTCGGTGAGTTTTTTGCTACTATGGTGCAATTTCTTAGATCTTTGCCGTTTATTGGACCCATCTTATCCAATCCAATTGTCGCTCCTGTTATTGATAAGATGGCTGGAGTGAGGGTGCTACCGGTTTGA